The following proteins come from a genomic window of Streptomyces liliiviolaceus:
- a CDS encoding FtsW/RodA/SpoVE family cell cycle protein: protein MLSPGTTVQADPPAPVVRLPRRRGIEFTLLVVAVLLSVYGYCDVGLARTGSVPPGAAGYGAGLGVLALLAHLAVRLRAPCADPLLLPIAVLLNGLGLVLIYRLDLETPADRAAPTQLVWSTLGFGLFIAVIVLLRDHRVLQRYTYVSVVTALALLVLPIFFPSVNGARIWIRIAGFSIQPGEFAKVMLALFFAGYLAANRNALAYTGRRIWLLQLPTGRVLGPILAVWLLSVGVLVLERDLGTSLLFFGLFVILLYVATGRTGWIAVGLLLAACGAFAVGWLEPHVHSRVEDWLHPFASIEAGRGPNQLAQSLFAFAAGGFLGTGLGSGHSILIGFAVKSDFILATAGEELGLAGLCAIFILYGLLVERGIRAGLALRDPFGRLLAVGLASIVALQVFVIAGGVTGLIPLTGMAMPFLAQGGSSVVTNWIIVALLMRLSDSARGRSEEQQRTEEVAP, encoded by the coding sequence ATGCTCTCGCCCGGAACGACAGTGCAGGCGGACCCGCCGGCTCCCGTTGTACGCCTCCCCCGGCGCCGTGGCATCGAGTTCACCCTCCTCGTCGTGGCCGTCCTGCTCTCCGTGTACGGCTACTGCGACGTCGGTCTCGCACGGACCGGATCCGTCCCGCCCGGCGCCGCCGGATACGGCGCCGGGCTGGGCGTGCTCGCGCTCCTCGCACATCTCGCGGTGCGCCTGCGCGCCCCCTGCGCCGACCCGCTGCTGCTGCCGATCGCCGTGCTGCTCAACGGCCTGGGCCTGGTCCTGATCTACCGGCTCGACCTGGAGACCCCGGCCGACCGGGCGGCACCCACGCAACTCGTCTGGTCGACACTGGGCTTCGGCCTGTTCATCGCGGTGATCGTGCTCCTGCGCGACCACCGGGTGCTCCAGCGCTACACGTACGTGTCCGTCGTCACCGCACTGGCCCTCCTCGTCCTGCCGATCTTCTTCCCCTCGGTGAACGGCGCCCGGATCTGGATCAGGATCGCCGGGTTCTCCATCCAGCCGGGCGAGTTCGCGAAGGTCATGCTCGCGCTGTTCTTCGCGGGCTACCTCGCCGCCAACCGCAACGCCCTCGCGTACACCGGCCGGCGGATCTGGCTGCTCCAACTGCCCACCGGACGCGTACTCGGCCCGATCCTCGCGGTCTGGCTGCTGAGCGTGGGCGTCCTGGTCCTCGAACGCGACCTCGGCACCTCGCTGCTCTTCTTCGGCCTGTTCGTGATCCTGCTGTACGTGGCCACCGGCCGCACCGGCTGGATCGCGGTGGGACTGCTGCTCGCGGCGTGCGGGGCGTTCGCCGTCGGCTGGCTGGAGCCGCACGTGCACAGCAGGGTCGAGGACTGGCTGCACCCCTTCGCGTCCATCGAGGCGGGCCGGGGCCCGAACCAACTCGCCCAGTCCCTCTTTGCGTTCGCCGCCGGCGGGTTCCTCGGCACGGGCCTCGGCTCCGGCCACTCGATCCTCATCGGCTTCGCCGTCAAGTCGGACTTCATCCTGGCCACGGCGGGCGAGGAACTGGGCCTGGCCGGCCTCTGCGCGATCTTCATCCTGTACGGGCTGCTGGTCGAGCGCGGTATCCGGGCGGGCCTCGCCCTGCGCGACCCCTTCGGCCGGCTGCTCGCGGTCGGCCTCGCCTCGATCGTGGCGCTGCAGGTCTTCGTGATCGCGGGCGGAGTGACGGGGCTGATCCCGCTGACCGGGATGGCGATGCCGTTCCTCGCGCAGGGCGGTTCGTCGGTCGTCACCAACTGGATCATCGTGGCCCTGCTGATGCGCCTCAGCGACTCGGCACGCGGCCGCTCCGAGGAACA
- a CDS encoding SH3 domain-containing protein, whose product MSLRTAFVRRLGIAAACGGLVLGGAAPALAGDDWDDHHGSHDSSHPRYYKGRISAPGGLNLRDKPTRSSAVIGFAEYGEVVSIFCKTPGQSVQGNTLWYLLADGTWAWGAARYIDNIGASPRWC is encoded by the coding sequence ATGTCTCTGCGTACCGCTTTCGTCCGTCGCCTCGGGATAGCCGCCGCCTGTGGCGGACTCGTCCTCGGGGGCGCCGCTCCCGCCCTCGCCGGTGACGACTGGGACGACCACCACGGCAGCCACGACAGCAGTCACCCCCGGTACTACAAGGGCCGCATCAGCGCGCCCGGCGGGCTGAACCTGCGGGACAAGCCGACCCGCAGCAGTGCCGTCATCGGCTTCGCGGAGTACGGCGAGGTCGTCTCCATCTTCTGCAAGACGCCCGGCCAGAGCGTCCAGGGCAACACCCTGTGGTACCTCCTCGCCGACGGCACCTGGGCCTGGGGAGCCGCCCGCTACATCGACAACATCGGCGCCTCCCCCCGCTGGTGCTGA